agccgtaatgctgcaagcagtgcggctttgtagtttaccagtcgtactgaaacattttgacagagcgccgtgtacaaccagtatggatcaaccaattaaccaattgatccatatataaggcgctccagattacaaggcgcattgtcattttttgaaaaaattaatggtttttaagtgcgccttatagtgcggaaaatacggtatttgtttagagtgacctttgactgtgttatctaggcatgattagttacatttttagtctaattttcctttcattttcttatccatcattctattctctttattttactttatctatttatttttttaattacttctgttgtttgattttctgtatcattgtaatgtttttccttatgtacagcgccttgagtgccttgctgctgaaaagtgctatataaataaacttgacttgactacaATCACCTTTTAATACTTTTGCCGCTGGAAGCCATGTGAGTTATTttcaccagctttgcacatctggagaaTAAAACTGCTCATTCTTTGCAAAAGTAGCTCCAGCTCACTCAGATCAGATAGAGCACGTTTGGAAAAATCTACTCTCTagacttgccacagattctcaactgaatttaggtctgaactttgggccattctaacacaataATTAATGTCAGGATCGTTTTCGGGTTCAGTGAAGTCTTGCAACGTAAAGGGCAGAAAATAGTCGGGCGTAGTGTGAGCAGCACGGACTCTGCGGCTTCATAGTCAAGCTTACCAATTTCCTatatttctggtgacaaattcctacatttcccacacttcCTGAATGACGTCATCGGACGGGGAGGCAGGTTTAATTTGCCGTGTAGCTTTGTAAAAACTAACAGAAAAGAAGGTGATCTTAAAGGCTATTAACCCAGACTAGGGACAAAGATAATGAATACACTTGTCTGTGCGAGGAGTGGCCGTGACGCTGCGCGTACTCGCGACCGGCTCCTTGAATCGGTGTGTCACACATAAAACACTTCgatgtggagactttttcctgccgagcagtttattgtgtgacaccgCATACGCGGTTGTAAAAATAGAGCTTTGCGTGGATGTCCATTTTGAGTCAGCGCGGAAATCTTGAAAATAGCAAACAACAGCTAAAAGTAGTCATGTAGACTTGGCCGCTAGGCAGCTGGTGGCTGCTGAAGGCTGATGTGTTGTTGCCTGAGGATGTATTGTCAGTCTAGAATACAGTTTGTTTCTACACTTTGTGTCCCCTTGGTGCTTGACATATACCAGCTTTACTTGCAACGCTTTCTGCTTCTGTATGTGTCGGTGCGTCTTAGACGATGCATTAGAGCAGTGGTtcccaaccctggtcctcaaggccCCTCAGGGCCTCTAATGGCCccttgtcctgcatgttttaaacgTGTCTCtgttccagcacacctgattcaaaggACTGCATGACCATCAAGTGCTCCTGCAGCCTAGTAACCACCCAGTTATTTAGGTCAGGTGTGTGGCAGCACGTATAGGCCAAAAAGTTTCAATCTGagctcatctgaccagagcacctacttccacatgtttgccatGTCCCCTACATCGCTTGTGGAAATCTGGACTCTCATAGCTCTTCGTGTTCACTAATAAACCATGGGGCCTCTGAAAACACTAAATGACACATGGGCTGACTCCATTTACGAATTCAATAACCTGTGCAGGTAGTTGATTGCACCGGATCACAGAACAGACGGATGATTACATAAACACGCCACACTTCTCAGAATTTTTTTtgtgatacattttttaaaacaatgtatgattttccttccacttcgcAGGTACGTGCTGCTTAACATAACAGCTCTATCgatacattaaagtttgcgGCTGCAACGGGACAAAATGGGATCAAGTTGAAAAGCtataaatagtttttcaaaGCACTGCAAGTTTATAGTTAGTTGGAAAAAATCCTGACAGTAAACGCGGCATCTAGGACCACATCCTGGCCTTCAGCAATCTGgtcatccttcaatcaaacgctGGTTCTTGTTCCTGCTTGTTTCATCTCTGTCTATTTTATCTATAAGGTACTTGAATCACAATGTGTGACGCTACAAATGACCTCCAATTAACATTCAATAATGTCCAACAACAAGGTAATAACGGCCAAGGTGACAAGCAGACAgggtcagaggtaaacatcagCCACGCCTTtgctacattttatttaatgaagGAATTTCATTAATCTTAAAAGgaactttgtttttaattcttaaCCTTCCTGTAGGCACCTAGTAAATTGTTGGGTATATAActatacgtgtgtgtgtgtgtgtgtgtgtctctttaGTACACACCTCTCTCCGTCGTCATAAAAAGACACTTGAAGTCTATTGCCAGGAGGATACTCAAATCCATTCAGCTTCTCCTTGGCATAAACGGCTGATCCGAGATTGTTGTAGCGAATCAGAGCGTGACCTGCAGGTGCAAGACACACAGAGGAGCCTAATTAATGTGGATCATTTCCAATCAGAAGCAACCCAGGGACATTAAACAGAAACTGCTGAAACCAAACCTCAGCTTATATCAAACGTTTTACTGCAGTTTCCCTcacatatttctttgtttttcagcatcCATTCATATTTGAGCACAAATTGGCCAAGACACCTAACTGCAGTGTGTGCTGACATCATCGACGCCGGTGTTCCAGAACCATCAAGTGATAGCAGCACCTTTGGCCACAATCAGAAACGGGTCAGCTACCAGTATCAAGGCACAGCACGGTTTTAAACAGTTAAACGTTAGAAAACCTTTTCATCATACTGTTCCAATGGCGTAAAGTTCTTTCACTGAGAAATATGGAGCACAAAGTAAACAGCACTGGACacttgttgctgtgcactgccagcCAGCTTGTAGAAAGAAGGTTAATACACTTTCTTTTGCTTAGAAGATAAATTTTGCctgtttagaaatatttccTGTTCCAAAAACATCAGACACCCATGGTAAGGAAACTAAAGGAGTTTCCCCCATCACTCTTACTAAGACATTAAAACTACAGCTAGCAAGCCTTGAACGACATGTCTGTTATACAGCcgactgcaggctggctactGGAGCAGGAAGCCCGACTAACCAGCTTGTTACATACGCAAGTCTGTGCGACAGAAACCTTAAAACTATTACTATATTTAGCAGGTCTTTAGTCTGTGtataaatcacaataaaatgatTGAACAAATAGATAACACTACTGTAAggtgtaataataaaaaatgtctaaTATTTAGGCAGCAGAAGGAGACCGATCTTCTGCCATAAGCTCCAGATAATTCTTAGTATTTCATTAGCTTAATTAGTATTTTGTAAGTTTGACCCCTAGTAGTAATACTTCCTCCTTAACCTGTAGCTTGTAGAGTAGAATTAGCTGTTCGCTTTCATTTGTTAGAAGTTTGCTTGATTGTTTTTCTAATCTAATGTTGAAGTGAAGTGATTCTAAATAAACCCTAAACCTGAGAAACCTACAGAAATCTCTTCATTCTTCTACAAACATGTAACAGAGGTTGCTTTTCAGTCAGGAGTTCATCCTTTAGATTGATTTCAATAGATTACAATTACTGACTGCTTTGTGAACAGGGACATTGTATAATTTATCTTAATATAATTACTTAGTTTTATTCatgcatttctttaaataacattttgtgtaaatactgtgATATTTTTACTTATGGTTATAAATACCTCCCCGTGCCTTGTAACAATGGAGCGCCACCCTGAACTTCACAACTTCTCATCCACTTGGCTATGTGTCTACTTCGCTTTGGCTCTAGAAGGCATAAGAGCGGTGGGTTCACGTCGAACCCACCATCTGTCCCAATACAACAAACACCAAGGCCATCAGAAAACATCCATAGAGGGACGACTACCTTTGCTCATGCCATAGGAGTCTCTGTGAAGCTCGCAGTACTCCATGCCAGGGATGAggtcaaacaaagcaaaaatctGCTCCTGGGAGACCACAGCCCGCGTGGACATCATCAGAGAGCGAGTGAAGTCACTTTGGCGGAGGTCCAGCATCGCGTAGCTTCCCTGATCAGCTGcagtaaaaaaattataaaataaataaaacaaggtcAGTAATGCAAAAAGAGATCAGATTTGATATGTGTAGTCCATCTTGTTTGTAAGGTTCATACGGGTGGTGAAGGGGTACTGGTTAACGGAGTCAGCAGAGCTGTATTCTCCTCCCCTGGTTCCTCCTGCGGAGTAATCTTCAGAGGAGTTGTTCTTACTGCGAGGTTCAGCCAGGATGGCCCTGTAAGCTGGAGACAGTTTCTCATGAGACAAACAGGGCTTCGGATGACAACAAGGTCTTAACCTCACCACCAGTCCACAATTACCGCAATCATACAGAACAATCTGTTGAACTAATCACTGGAAACACTCATGAATCAATCAGGAACCCAGAGCGAATCGGTAGCGTCGTACATCTTGCACAGACTCACATTTGTCACAGTTCTCTATGGCGTGGGCAGCTTGAGAGGGTTTGTAGTACCGCACATAGCCGAGTCCTTTACTTTCACCTGTGAACTTATTTCTGATGATGACACAATATTCAATATCTCCAAACTCCTGGAAGACAGAAGGAGAAGGAAAACAATCATAGGGAAGAAATAAAAGTAAGGAAGTGGAAAACATGGACAGTCATGGGAACTGAAAGAGCACCAGCCACCATCACCCTAATCAAGGTAAAACAGCTAGCAAGCTGACAATTACGTATCTGTGAAGCAGCCGGCTGCACCTAAACTTCTGCTACATTTAGTGGGTTTAATGCTACGTTTTTCCTTTAGTCTATAGCAAAATTAAGGTGACAATACGCATTATTAtaaccataataataaatgtattattttagcaACAGTGAGAAAAATAATAGCCTTtttgatttagtaaaataaaagaaattagaTCATGTCAAACATGTGTTGTCAATGCCATAAAACTGGTACTTTTTACTTAGAGCTTTCAGACGACCCATATCTGATCTTTACTCATGCAAGAGGTGGAAAAAGATGGCATTTAAAAAAGGCACATcccataaaattagaatatcatggaAATAGTTAATTTCACAAAGTGACACTCATCTATGATATAGACtcattacacagagtgaaatatttcaagcctttatttcttctcattttgatgattatggcttacagataatgaaagcCCAAATGTTAGAAtgttacataagatcaataacaaatgatcattttaaacagaaatgttaggCTTTTGAATAGCATgatcatttctatgcactcaatacttggttggggctccatttgcatgaattactgcatgatTGCGGCATgccatggaggcgatcagcctgtggttctgctgaagtgTGTTGAAAGCCcgggttgctttgatagcggccttcgGGTCATCAAGCGGAacatgagagacaccagaaccaacaatctggtgtctctcatcttcctcttgacaatcctCCATAGCTTCTCTATGGGGTCCAGGTCAGGTCAGTTTGCTAGCCCAATCAAGCACAGCAACATCATGGTAATTGAACCAGGTTTTCGGACCTTTGGCAATGTTGggaggtaccaagtcctgctggaaaatgaaatcagcatttccataaagcttctCAGCAGAGGGAAGATGAACTTCTCTAGAATGTCCTGGTAGATTCGTTGACTGTGGAccacagaaaacacagtggaccaacagccCACCATGacacctcaaaccatcactgactgtggaaacttcccaCTGGACTTCAAACAATGTTAATTCTGTGGAGattctctccactcttcctccagactctggaaccttgatttcaaaatgaaatgaaacctTCATCTGAAacgaggactttggaccactgagcaacattgctggggcctcatgtacgaagcGTGCGTACGCACAAAAACCTTGTGGCGCAATGTTTTACGCACAACTCAGCATGTACAAAAGTGAACATCGAGTGAAAATGTGCAGCAGCCACGCAAACTTTCTAAATAGACAATAATAAAACTATAGACAACCTCCCCATAAATTAAACTAACGGAGCATaaaacctgatgttttttttacaagttttagtttttatggtttaaacccaAATGACGAAATGGAACCTTTTTGCTatattaattattataatttttttttatataatagttgtgttgggaacaaaTCCCAGCAGACTCTGTGTGTGATGGTTGGCTGCAAGGTCATTTATTTTTAGGTGACATCCTGAATGGTTCCAAAGGTTTAAAGTTCTTCACATAgcgtgtgtggtgacagtcttcctaaCAGAAATATAGGAGGCATATTCACATCATAATAATCATCAGCATTACGCTATGATTGAGCTTAATGCAGCAGCTAGACGGCACAGTTTGGTTTAGGTACACACAATGTAGAACAAAACGGGTTTGAGCCGAAAAtcgttttattttcagtcaggtttgagtcgctgatgtcattcaagaagTTGGTGCTTTGCTGTAATTCACTACATTTATATCTCGTGGTATGTAGGTGACCGTCACAGCactgttgccatggttatttaaACACAGGTGGGTGCCTTCCGGTTGTTTCTACTACTTTGCATTAGCATTTGGGGGTGGAGACCAGGCGGTCCAAGCACCACATGCAGCTGTGCAGAATTGACAgcaaattgggatgtatgaaggtGACATGTGAGGTGACATGTCTACTAAATGTTTCGCTGACACGAGCCTCAGCAATGTGAAGCTACCCCAAATTTATGAATGGAGTTcacttgacaatcctctcaaggctttTCCTAACACACTTTTCCCTCCACTCAATTTGTGATGATATATGTTATAACGTTTTCACAATAATGTAGTTCTCTGAGACACTCAGGGTTGGGTTTTCCtgatctgtaagccataaccaTCAAAAGTTAAAGAAACCTATGTCTATAAAATATAAGGTAAACTTTCTGAAAAGAGTGACAAAATTTTATGAACTGTCCCTTTATAATCCGTCTAGGAAACCTTGAGAGAAGGTTCTTCAACTTGAAACTGGGAACATTAACCATGATGACTTTCAACATAGTCTGTCCACTTTTAACCAgcataaaaatacattatttcccttttaatttttttgctgaCATGAAGTTCATTCCATTGCAGTATTAGCTGGATTTAAAtggaagcacagaaaaaaaagactaGGATCTTAGACCACGTTAGTTAGTAATTactctgaatgtgtttttgagGTCCTCCTCTGTGAAGGTTTTGGGAATCATGACGAAGATCCTGGTCAGCTCTTCATCCTCAACGTCTCTATGTCTGGTTGACGACCGTGACTGTGCTATAAACACCTAAAAAAGATCAACATCACATTctaataatatattcataaacCCACAGCATACGTTAGGCCAATGCGTTGAAAGAAAGTCACATTATTGTCATTCGTTCagcaattaaaatgtaaatgctgATAATTATAACGCTTATTGACAGGAGAACACGCTGATTTACGGAGAACCTGAACGTCGTCGCATTAGCATGTTAGCTCACGCTTTCACTCAAATAACCGGTAAATAATAGTATTTTAGTCACGCCATGCAACTACTCCAGCACCAGGTGTTAGTCGTACCTTTATTGGTTTAGTCCCCTCCAGCAGCACCTTTCCATGCATTTCCTCCATGGCCAAACAGGCCTGTGACGACTTGGCAAACTTAACATAGGAGACACCTTTTGGCTCCTTTGTTTGCTTGTCTTTAACCAGCCAGACCCCCTGAATGCCCCCAAAACTGGAAAAACTATCCCGAAGCTCATCTTCTGTTATACACCGACTTGTGACCACAAACAGACGGCTGTTGGGAGGATCGTCCAGGTTTTCTGGTATATGTTTAGAAGAGCTTTCCTCCATCTTGGCTTTTCTTTCTACAACGCGATGCGTTTGAGTGCTCCTacgaaaaaataaatcttttactaTTTCGTTGTCAGCTAGTTGCAGAGACGAGAGCAGGTCCAAAACAATTGACATTTTCTGGCATTTTCTGTGTTCCTAACAACCCTAAGGTTAtgcattattttacattttaatgtaaGAGTTTCAAACTGAAATGTAGATTTCTCCCACATTCACTCGTTTTGAATAAAACAAGAATATGAATTACATGtatgttaataaaaacattgaaaatgcaTAGTTTTAGATCTTACATTAATTGGCTTTCTATTCGAATGCTGCCTTTATTGATCTTTATTACAGATATTGCAAGCGATCCAACTCTGTTTACTATGTAAGGATTTAGTTCCATCTAGTGGAAAATGGGAGAAATACACCCTGTATCCCGCTTAcaacatagatttttttttctcaatttaaATTATACCAGAAATACCAAACCGAAACAAATAATTTATGCCATTTGGGACACAGTAAAGTAGTGTTGTGGATGTGGTGTGGATGTTAATGAGAGTGACAACATGCAAGTGATGTATGgtgcagaaacaaaataaacccaACCAAGCCTGAACTAATCTAAACTCAAacccaaataaaacaaaaccagaccCAGAGACAAAATTCCAGGGCAGCCTGGAAAGGAAAGCAGCCAAGTATGTTAGGAGCAATTATGTTTAAACAAACCAGGAACACTGGGCCCAGGCAGAAACCCATGCCTAACCAATCCCACTTCACCTGAAAGACAGGATGTGAGGCTCAgttcagtgtatttatttatatcatcACAGTTCCTCGTCATTTTTGGTAATGAGGCTCCCTCTGGATTAGGGGTCAGTTTCTGCATCAAGTTATAAGGAATTTAAGAATCCTGATAACTTGTATTTGAGTGATGGTAAGATGGAGCGGGAGATGAACAGAGAGCTTGGGGCCTCATGTGTAGTAGAGAAGGTGCTGCTCCACTGCACTGTTGAAGTCATGGATggatctaatttatttaaaaaatgcacaTCTTAAAGCCTCTACCGGGGACAAAATGGACTATTGCCAGTCAAAATCGTTTTTTTTCGAGATGAAAATAAAGTCCAGCAACTAGTACGAAAAGATGTTCTTTTCATAACCAGATGGTTCGGTTAAACCGATGGGTGAGGATTAAGTTCAATGTTGATTTAAAGCATCTGAACATATGTGTCTTTTGGCATCCAGATAAATGAGGATTGTGTGAAGAGCAGTGACCGGTTGGTCTGATGTGCAAATCCTAAAAGTCCATGATGGAGGAAGGATGTGCATTAAGATCCTGTCTAAGAGTATCAGAGACAGGATCAGTGACAAGAGGCTGCCCTGGCAGACTCTCACCTGAACTCCTCACTTTGCCCCGAAACTGGTGAAACAGCGGAAACAAAAATACTTTAGATAAACTCATTACATTGTCCACTAGGTCAACAAAACTGAAGACTTCTTCCTTACCTGTTCTGCCACTGAGGATGCTTTTGGTTGCAGGATCACACAAGTGTTGAAacacatgatttatttttaaacacgcTGATGACGGTTTAATTTCTAACCACCTGCTCTTTTGAAGACAGAAGATATCAATGCACACATGATCATtgcaaaacatggaaaaaaacaaatttttttaattattattattactacttgCATCATTCTCATCATCAACATCATTCTTGTTTTGTGCAAAACACGAAACCATTATTGCAACATTCATTTTTAGTAGATGTCTGCCCTTAAATTAGTGTTATTAATTGTATTAATTTCATTCATGCTTACATTCTTCaacagaattttgttttttttgttttaatgaaacaCTTCTTTGCAACAGTATTCATCACTCTGACCTTCAAAGCATACAAAACATACAAATCTGGCTTCTTGTCCTAGAATTCCTTCTGAACATTTTTCCTAAATACTTTATCatccaaagaaacaaaaaaagaaaaataaaacagtggtCATGGATGTCAGCACTTTCTGCTACATTCGATTTACCTCAGAAACGCTAATCCTTTTTAATTATACCATTTCTGAGAACCAGGACTGGatttaaagaaggaaaaaatgctTCAAGAAATCATTTTACCTAAATATAAAGTTATAAGGGTGTAATTAATTGTCCCTGAACAttttagtaaataaaaatattttacaagtaAAAGGAATCTTACAGAAAacgttttaatttaaatacagaACTTAAGTACATATATTAATTGTACATATGTATGAAAACAAATAACTCAATGGGTGCAGTGAAAAACATGAATAGAAAACAAAGTACAGGAAAAATGGATAAGACATGTCTGTTCTTGActcaaaatccaaataaaaccgTGGAGGTATTGTTACAGTTACACAGTATTCAAGGATACAATAAACGTGTGTGTAAAGCTTGTGtgtaa
This genomic stretch from Girardinichthys multiradiatus isolate DD_20200921_A chromosome 22, DD_fGirMul_XY1, whole genome shotgun sequence harbors:
- the rbm45 gene encoding RNA-binding protein 45; translation: MEESSSKHIPENLDDPPNSRLFVVTSRCITEDELRDSFSSFGGIQGVWLVKDKQTKEPKGVSYVKFAKSSQACLAMEEMHGKVLLEGTKPIKVFIAQSRSSTRHRDVEDEELTRIFVMIPKTFTEEDLKNTFREFGDIEYCVIIRNKFTGESKGLGYVRYYKPSQAAHAIENCDKSYRAILAEPRSKNNSSEDYSAGGTRGGEYSSADSVNQYPFTTPDQGSYAMLDLRQSDFTRSLMMSTRAVVSQEQIFALFDLIPGMEYCELHRDSYGMSKGHALIRYNNLGSAVYAKEKLNGFEYPPGNRLQVSFYDDGESPAGRMATQFVTAQIISSVWNGASSSQMIKPAGYPSVLSVPRVQTDVNLPPLKKLAPSDSKTKERLFVVFNPSTLPHDVLEDVFCRFGSLIEVHLVPGRKVGYMKYADKQCADEAMAVLHGRIVNGVKMKVMLADPPREESHKRPRTY